Proteins found in one Fusarium keratoplasticum isolate Fu6.1 chromosome 12, whole genome shotgun sequence genomic segment:
- a CDS encoding HET domain-containing protein yields the protein MFIYKPISKANKEFRLIRLACDPEAEVINLELCHASVNDLVPYHAVSYVWGDPKDTARVNVDGEGFIVSENLLSLLRQLLRAGVTSWLWTDSICINQTDLEEKTWQVNAMDRIYGNAKLVYLWLGPGTPRTDKAMKLLCEYGRELVDELGPTDDWDMDEVNPQLYEALSTKKKPRPNAHPVAKFLYKMYKEPGLHRRDDERPLSKYPLMDGLRNLLERPFWRRVWIVQEVTLAQDALLLCGDESMPIQYFIEAIDVIREWTEIFNEVSNFSFLWGLGQAFFTTSTLILRKLRMAGREPSLVHVLLGIGTLTGPRYLASEPRDLVFGLLSVVRERDSFGLHADYAEPVGTVFARATKAFIDWWRPKGDGDDSDWEDLPALDDLRPTNTPGMPSWTPDYETIGKDGFDIHTIKYSCFACASRGAPSPQLITSPDENPMVLRRLGCVVDTITQVMPPLPDVSWADETDDAKEVARAFAMIGRPVVDFMGLGPEPTPEEDYIWKTVMLSFQDLFDEDEGRPDDKDIPPEMWHIIRALFRGEKIDPKKAETVLEFLGDSNGQDEWEDVDSEGETSADESGSEDDNSSGSDEEDSAADKLINNFWTAQPYLKGRTLFRTADGRLGMARTNVKGGDIVTVIWSVPAPIVLQAQGSQYRFLGDAYVEGIMKGEFLHTKPEEVVFELV from the coding sequence ATGTTTATATACAAGCCCATAAGCAAAGCCAACAAAGAATTCAGACTCATACGACTTGCTTGCGACCCTGAGGCCGAGGTCATCAATCTAGAGCTTTGTCATGCCTCGGTCAACGACCTGGTCCCCTACCATGCGGTGTCGTATGTCTGGGGTGACCCCAAGGATACGGCTCGAGTCAACGTCGACGGCGAAGGGTTCATAGTCTCCGAAAACCTCCTTTCGCTTTTGCGACAGCTTTTACGAGCGGGAGTCACCTCTTGGCTTTGGACTGACTCGATCTGCATCAACCAGACTgacctggaggagaagacgTGGCAGGTAAACGCCATGGACCGGATTTACGGCAATGCAAAGCTGGTATATCTATGGCTTGGCCCTGGAACTCCGCGAACCGACAAGGCGATGAAGCTGTTGTGCGAATACGGGCGCGAATTGGTTGATGAACTGGGACCCACGGATGACTGGGACATGGACGAAGTGAATCCTCAGCTCTACGAAGCATTAtcgaccaagaagaagcctcgcCCCAATGCGCACCCCGTCGCAAAGTTTCTATACAAGATGTATAAAGAGCCTGGGCTTCATCGCCGCGACGACGAGCGTCCGTTGAGCAAGTACCCTCTGATGGATGGCCTCCGAAATCTCCTCGAGAGACCATTTTGGCGTCGCGTATGGATCGTTCAAGAAGTCACATTGGCCCAAGATGCACTCCTCCTCTGCGGTGATGAGTCAATGCCCATCCAATACTTCATCGAGGCTATAGATGTCATCCGGGAATGGACCGAGATCTTCAATGAAGTATCCAACTTTTCCTTCTTATGGGGTCTAGGCCAAGCCTTCTTTACTACCTCGACATTGATCCTCCGGAAACTTCGAATGGCTGGCCGAGAACCAAGCCTCGTTCATGTGcttctcggcatcggcaCTCTCACTGGACCCCGATATCTAGCCTCGGAGCCCCGCGACCTCGTTTTTGGACTGCTCAGTGTCGTCAGAGAACGTGATTCTTTTGGGCTGCACGCAGATTATGCTGAACCGGTCGGTACGGTTTTCGCCAGAGCGACAAAGGCGTTCATCGACTGGTGGCGCCCAAAGGGAGACGGTGACGATAGTGACTGGGAAGACCTACCAGCCTTAGACGATTTGCGCCCAACTAATACACCTGGAATGCCCTCATGGACACCTGATTACGAAACAATTGGAAAGGATGGGTTCGATATACACACCATCAAATACAGCTGCTTTGCATGTGCCAGCAGAGGAGCGCCAAGCCCCCAACTAATAACGTCGCCGGATGAAAATCCCATGGTCCTCCGCCGACTCGGATGTGTGGttgacaccatcacccaagTAATGCCTCCTCTGCCTGATGTCTCCTGGGCAGATGAGACCGACGACGCGAAGGAAGTCGCTAGGGCCTTTGCTATGATTGGACGTCCCGTGGTTGACTTCATGGGCCTTGGCCCTGAGCCGACGCCTGAAGAAGATTACATCTGGAAGACGGTGATGCTTAGCTTTCAAGATCTAttcgatgaggatgaaggacGACCAGATGACAAAGATATACCCCCAGAAATGTGGCACATCATCCGAGCCTTATTCCGTGGTGAGAAAATAGATCCAAAGAAGGCAGAAACTGTCCTGGAATTTCTTGGCGATTCGAACGGCCAAGATGAGTGGGAAGACGTGGACTCCGAGGGTGAAACGTCTGCGGACGAGTCAGGTTCGGAAGATGACAATTCGTCAGGTTCAGATGAGGAAGATTCCGCGGCCGATAAACTAATCAACAATTTCTGGACTGCTCAGCCTTATCTGAAGGGGCGGACTCTGTTCAGGACGGCAGATGGGAGGCTTGGCATGGCACGCACAAACGTCAAGGGGGGCGATATTGTCACGGTCATTTGGTCCGTGCCGGCACCTATTGTTCTCCAGGCACAGGGAAGCCAATATCGATTCCTCGGGGATGCTTATGTTGAGGGTATCATGAAGGGAGAGTTCCTCCATACGAAGCCCGAAGAGGTGGTATTTGAACTCGTTTAA
- a CDS encoding HET domain-containing protein → MSTSSAIETPATFHYKPLDTGKYEIRVLKLPANSSEKPLSELFVEYVAGWLNATCGETVDIFGPLSFLSIAGIGPFGPSDALPSWVPNYPENARRNHPAGFIPGSIEDVPKNHNKKPYVFKDTHSLFVWGSKMGPINTISEELDCNRPRDFCSFLKSFLSRHAHYVSGVASLQAICQLLLTEKKSKPVTKQTVFLALGIASLVLDFERVDQETTKEPPWHHQWEARLYEVAFPGSDMQGLGFTHTPQEEILSWCKDKRSQILSALDQGLRKYNFFESESSYLGRAPLGAKRGDILCLLDGYDLPVLLRETKEGHHVFVGTVTVLDLDTHSLLRNMGSKAQWLELR, encoded by the coding sequence atgtcgacatcctccgCTATTGAAACACCGGCGACCTTTCACTACAAGCCTCTGGATACTGGAAAATATGAAATTCGAGTACTCAAGCTTCCCGCAAACAGCTCGGAGAAACCGCTCTCAGAGTTGTTTGTCGAATACGTTGCGGGATGGTTGAATGCCACTTGCGGGGAGACGGTGGACATTTTTGGGCCACTGTCGTTTTTGTCAATTGCTGGAATCGGTCCCTTTGGGCCTTCTGATGCTCTTCCATCTTGGGTTCCCAACTATCCAGAGAATGCCCGCCGCAATCACCCAGCAGGGTTTATTCCAGGCTCCATTGAAGACGTCCCGAAGAATCACAACAAGAAGCCTTACGTTTTCAAAGATACTCACAGTCTCTTTGTCTGGGGAAGCAAGATGGGACCCATCAACACAATCTCAGAAGAACTAGACTGCAATCGCCCCCGAGACTTTTGCTCATTCCTCAAGTCGTTTCTTTCACGTCATGCACATTACGTGTCTGGTGTCGCCTCTTTGCAGGCCATTTGTCAACTTCTCCTCACAGAGAAGAAATCAAAGCCCGTTACTAAACAGACGGTTTTTCTTGCCCTTGGTATTGCTTCTCTCGTCCTCGATTTCGAGAGGGTTGATCAGGAAACCACGAaagagcctccttggcatcaCCAATGGGAGGCTAGGCTTTATGAGGTAGCTTTTCCGGGTAGTGATATGCAAGGGCTCGGTTTCACCCACACCCCGCAAGAAGAAATCTTGTCATGGTGTAAGGATAAGCGCAGCCAAATCCTATCAGCTCTCGATCAGGGACTGCGGAAGTACAACTTTTTTGAGTCCGAGAGTAGCTATCTCGGCAGGGCACCTTTGGGGGCGAAGAGAGGAGACATTCTTTGTCTTCTTGATGGTTATGACCTTCCTGTGTTGTTGCGGGAGACTAAGGAGGGTCATCATGTTTTCGTGGGCACAGTCACTGTGCTGGATCTAGACACTCATAGCCTCCTCCGCAATATGGGGTCCAAGGCCCAATGGCTTGAGCTTAGGTAG
- a CDS encoding HET domain-containing protein has translation MASSSSPPAVTPSGSPISDEHTLNGHTWDLPLRPAPPPPQYHQLELIQRQIRILHLLPGDSQDPIRCTLEAAFLADDPSYQALSYVWGDPLDCRSITVDGRTTPVTVNLFNALRRLRLPDDEQRLWVDALCINQADDVEKSHQVNLMRDTYSRTIQTVLWLGHFAEDSDSSRLASKKPRTNGNVIPEQTVMAAFTFLEVLAADHHYDIKYEEPGQDLIGQGVAAILSLIKLSWWHRVWTVQEAVLPPEATLMCGTLELPFSMLAQDLYARIRGLNYIKRSSKTPTLLPLALNLFRSRQASDMGSKLV, from the exons ATGGCGTCCAGTAGCTCACCTCCAGCTGTGACCCCGTCGGGATCCCCTATCAGTGATGAACACACTCTCAATGGGCACACGTGGGATCTCCCTCTGCGACCGGCACCGCCACCTCCGCAGTATCACCAACTCGAGCTGATTCAGCGCCAAATCCGGATACTCCATCTGCTTCCGGGAGACAGCCAAGACCCTATCCGCTGCACGTTGGAAGCCGCATTTCTTGCAGATGACCCGTCCTACCAGGCTCTGTCATATGTGTGGGGCGACCCTCTTGATTGCCGGTCCATCACTGTGGATGGGAGGACAACCCCCGTCACTGTCAACCTCTTCAATGCCCTCCGGAGGCTACGGCTACCTGATGATGAGCAACGACTCTGGGTCGATGCCCTGTGCATCAATCAGGCTGACGACGTCGAGAAATCACACCAGGTCAACCTGATGAGGGACACCTACTCTCGTACAATACAAACTGTTCTCTGGTTGGGCCACTTTGCCGAGGACTCTGATTCTTCCCGATTGGCGTCCAAAAAGCCAAGAACCAACGGGAACGTAATTCCCGAGCAAACAGTCATGGCGGCTTTCACATTTCTCGAAGTCTTGGCTGCCGATCACCACTACGACATCAAGTACGAAGAGCCGGGCCAAGACCTCATAGGGCAAGGAGTCGCCGCAATACTTTCCCTCATCAAGCTTTCTTGGTGGCATCGTGTGTGGACGGTGCAGGAGGCGGTCCTACCACCCGAAGCCACGCTGATGTGTGGCACCCTGGAGCTTCCGTTCTCCATGCTTGCGCAG GATCTCTATGCCCGAATTCGTGGTCTTAACTACATCAAGCGGTCGTCTAAGACACCAACCCTGCTGCCGCTTGCTCTCAACCTTTTCCGATCGAGACAAGCATCCGACATGGGCTCCAAATTGGTGTAA
- a CDS encoding SnoaL-like domain-containing protein, whose product MAHVTPEVALAITRQKARYGRYADTKQWDKFAQDITLPDARFSFYDTEGKLLAAGPQSLAFDSAKGCAAFFSKFFSQFQTQHNIGPGDFEQVGPDEVKAVFGMEDQIMSKYLGAWVEIRGGGFYHETWKLVDGEWYLQDLRLERTYQKETVLVKIGLAVAGLLGISL is encoded by the coding sequence ATGGCGCACGTCACTCCCGAGGTTGCTTTAGCCATCACACGCCAAAAAGCACGCTACGGCAGATACGCCGACACGAAACAGTGGGACAAGTTTGCCCAGGACATTACCCTCCCCGATGCCCGTTTCAGCTTCTACGACACCGAAGGAAAGCTTCTCGCCGCAGGCCCGCAGTCATTGGCATTTGACTCTGCCAAAGGATGTGCCGCCTTCTTTAGCAAGTTCTTTTCGCAGTTCCAAACGCAGCATAATATTGGTCCCGGGGACTTTGAGCAGGTTGGGCCTGACGAGGTTAAAGCCGTTTTCGGCATGGAGGATCAAATCATGTCCAAGTATTTGGGTGCCTGGGTTGAGATCAGAGGAGGCGGCTTCTACCACGAGACCTGGAAGCTCGTCGATGGGGAGTGGTACCTTCAAGATCTGAGGCTGGAACGTACCTATCAGAAGGAGACTGTTCTCGTCAAGATTGGATTGGCTGTTGCAGGCTTGCTTGGAATTTCTCTTTGA
- a CDS encoding Gal-mutarotas-2 domain-containing protein, with amino-acid sequence MGEFEATKLRDPYIFVKADDFFQGLDSPSGGVKQPATVSLQPSDQLLDDGKPNPAVSHGAIFRFNDDSLLLVQFMRPQVWRIRFDPNNRKGSEFTDYNSRTIIRDTLSLLISTLDAVENIDWTVEIIEDPKYYILQSVMNPKTDQRQVKLQLWVQRDPFQITAVRVLKSQSPVEKLPVLQSLDATTSDKLKLHTSKGAEAAVIWKTKPRGLQYQGNATVLSVEKSVTADFMGFGEQGGKHLFKKKTYMNYFNFDNMRYQNVYGQGPLDDREPLYHSEPFWIEVDSHPGYQSQLATFIDNYSHICVDVGVKDQNAIRVATRFNSFHCIMVAADSMQELIQSYTSIVGTPRLKPRYVLGYHQGCYGYDNQEMVLEAVEEYRKCGFPLDGMHIDVDMQDDYRTFTIDKRDNHFPDPVNMFKKLREKGVKCSTNITPYINSLPNQEYNTLNEGLQKGYFIADSRDIDPSAPQAYQQRYLGFSVGNQIFKAPQYEKPPYFQPDDYDFSQVFNSGKPFHGGVFYGWGNGHPGHYPNLNNKDVRKWWGKQYQYLFECGLDFVWQDMTSPCIAEQYGDMKSLPFRLLLDSDGWSGDPDRAKQRKAIEIWSLYSYNLHKATYHGLENIHKLSPELAWRENRRNFIIGRGSFVGSHRFAGLWTGDNASTWDFLDISVAQVLALGMSGITISGQDVGGFEFVDAERDYANPELLIRWYCAYSLLPWFRNHYTKKRYWVDGPKQGQMRKDGKQFQEPYAYQKHYDENKDKYQGREAMLYRAVLPVCRYYIRLRYSLMQLLYDAMFENVITGLPIARAMVVTDDIDRSLFSADNQFFTRSQYMVRNDLLVAPALFPESKRQTRRLYLPYPHKWYPMNLRPDDPIGVALPAAADGGSRIEYSCLISDQDSQLPYITPMYIREGAIIPKIQVRDYIPDPSLTQQPANPITLHIYPGKNSQYKMYLDDGISRESAPEAPVPGLKIGDSKAAGKYCEVLIEQATKISNQNSSVQFARTVTISSKWNKFGDLSDIVGSKYTVVFWHDPSANLSSVKVSSANNKVASDTNNNYRATIVTLPVADAHTEHGVTIQLTHGALG; translated from the exons ATGGGTGAATTCGAAGCTACCAAGCTCAGGGACCCCTACATCTTTGTCAAAGCCGATGACTTCTTTCAAGGCCTTGACTCCCCCTCGGGCGGAGTAAAGCAGCCTGCAACTGTATCCCTTCAGCCGTCAGATCAATTACTGGATGATGGCAAGCCGAACCCTGCTGTCAGTCATGGAGCCATCTTTCGCTTCAACGACGATTCCCTGCTCTTGGTTCAATTCATGCGCCCTCAAGTCTGGAGGATCCGTTTTGATCCCAACAATCGAAAGGGATCTGAGTTCACAGACTACAACAG TCGTACGATAATTCGAGATactctcagcctcctcatcagcacTCTCGATGCCGTTGAGAATATTGACTGGACTGTTGAGATCATCGAAGATCCCAAGTACTACATCCTCCAATCTGTTATGAACCCCAAGACAGATCAAAGACAGGTGAAGCTTCAACTATGGGTTCAGCGGGACCCCTTTCAAATCACCGCTGTCCGGGTCCTCAAGAGCCAGTCTCCGGTCGAGAAGCTGCCAGTATTGCAGAGTCTTGATGCCACGACCAGCGACAAGCTGAAGTTACATACTTCTAAGGGTGCTGAGGCTGCGGTCATCTGGAAGACCAAACCACGGGGTCTACAGTACCAAGGCAATGCAACTGTTCTCTCTGTCGAAAAGTCGGTCACAGCTGATTTCATGGGATTCGGAGAGCAGGGAGGCAAGCatctcttcaagaagaagacataCATGAACTACTTCA ACTTTGACAACATGCGGTATCAGAATGTCTATGGCCAAGGACCTCTCGATGATCGAGAGCCTTTATACCATTCGGAGCCTTTCTGGATCGAAGTCGACTCTCACCCGGGATACCAGTCTCAGCTCGCCACTTTCATCGACAACTACTCTCACATCTGTGTTGATGTCGGTGTCAAGGACCAGAACGCTATCCGCGTGGCTACCAGATTCAACAGTTTCCACTGCATCATGGTGGCAGCTGACAGCATGCAAGAGCTCATTCAGTCGTACACTTCCATTGTCGGAACTCCAAGGCTCAAGCCGCGATATGTGCTGGGGTACCACCAAGGCTGCTACGGTTACGACAACCAGGAGATGGTCCTCGAAGCCGTTGAGGAATACCGCAAGTGCGGATTCCCGCTCGATGGCATGCACATCGATGTGGACATGCAGGATGATTACCGCACATTCACTATCGACAAGAGAGATAATCACTTCCCTGATCCCGTCAACATGTTCAAGAAGCTCCGAGAGAAGGGTGTCAAGTGCTCTACCAACATCACTCCTTACATCAACTCGCTTCCCAACCAGGAGTACAACACTCTCAACGAGGGTCTCCAAAAGGGATACTTCATCGCAGACAGTCGAGATATCGATCCATCGGCTCCACAAGCCTACCAACAGCGCTACTTGGGATTCAGTGTGGGCAATCAGATCTTCAAAGCTCCCCAGTACGAGAAGCCACCGTACTTCCAGCCGGACGACTACGACTTCTCGCAGGTCTTCAACAGCGGGAAACCATTTCATGGTGGCGTCTTTTACGGCTGGGGAAATGGCCACCCAGGCCACTATCCAAACCTGAACAACAAGGATGTCCGCAAGTGGTGGGGGAAGCAGTATCAATATCTCTTTGAGTGCGGTCTCGACTTTGTCTGGCAGGACATGACGTCTCCTTGCATCGCTGAGCAATACGGAGACATGAAGTC TCTGCCCTTCCGACTCTTGCTAGACTCTGATGGTTGGTCTGGAGATCCGGATCGCGCAAAGCAGAGAAAGGCAATCGAGATCTGGTCCTTATACAGCTACAACTTGCACAAGGCAACCTACCATGGCCTCGAAAACATCCACAAGCTCAGCCCTGAGCTCGCTTGGAGAGAGAACAGACGCAACTTCATCATTGGAAGAGGAAGCTTTGTTGGCAGCCACCGTTTTGCTGGTCTTTGGACAGGAGACAATGCTTCGACCTGGGACTTCCTTGACATCTCAGTTGCTCAAGTCTTGGCTCTTGGTATGTCTGGAATCACAATCTCTGGCCAGGATGTTGGCGGGTTCGAGTTCGTCGATGCTGAACGAGATTACGCCAACCCCGAGCTCTTGATTCGATGGTACTGCGCATACTCTCTTCTGCCTTGGTTTAG AAACCACTACACCAAGAAGCGCTACTGGGTGGATGGACCCAAGCAGGGTCAAATGAGAAAGGATGGAAAGCAGTTCCAAGAACCGTATGCTTACCAGAAGCATTATgacgagaacaaggacaagtACCAGGGACGAGAGGCCATGCTCTACCGAGCTGTTCTTCCCGTCTGCCGATACTACATCCGTCTCAGATATAGTCTCATGCAGCTGCTGTATGATGCCATGTTTGAGAACGTCATCACTGGCTTGCCCATTGCTCGAGCAATG GTGGTCACGGATGATATTGACAGAAGTCTCTTCTCGGCAGAC AACCAGTTTTTCACTCGAAGCCAGTACATGGTCAGAAACGACTTGCTCGTGGCGCCGGCTCTTTTCCCTGAGAGCAAACGTCAGACTCGCAGGCTCTATCTGCCATATCCTCACAAGTGGTACCCCATGAACCTGCGTCCAGATGACCCCATCGGCGTCGCTCTTCCCGCTGCTGCGGATGGTGGAAGTCGGATCGAGTACAGTTGCCTCATCAGTGATCAGGACTCTCAGTTACCGTACATCACGCCCATGTATATTCGTGAGG GGGCAATCATTCCCAAGATCCAGGTCAGAGACTACATTCCCGATCCATCTCTCACTCAGCAACCAGCCAATCCGATCACTTTGCACATCTACCCAGGGAAGAACAGT CAATATAAAATGTACCTTGACGACGGTATCTCCAGAGAGAGCGCCCCCGAGGCACCTGTCCCCGGGTTGAAGATTGGCGACTCGAAAGCGGCGGGCAAGTACTGCGAAGTCTTGATCGAACAG GCAACCAAGATTTCCAATCAAAACTCCTCCGTCCAGTTTGCGCGCACAGTGACCATCAGCTCAAAGTGGAACAAATTCGGCGACCTATCAGACATCGTGGGCTCCAAGTACACAGTGGTCTTCTGGCACGACCCGTCTGCTAATCTCAGCTCGGTCAAAGTCTCATCGGCCAACAACAAGGTTGCAAGCGACACCAACAACAATTATCGTGCCACTATCGTCACTCTGCCTGTTGCTGACGCTCACACTGAGCATGGTGTCACTATCCAGTTGACTCACGGAGCCTTGGGCTAA